CAAAAGAAATGGGGAGTATGAGGGAAGAATTGTTGAAATTGGACCCGAGGCTACATCTAAAATAGATGGCAGAGTTACTAAATTTTATCCTGTTCTTAGAGGTCTTAAAGAAAATGAGTTAGTTGTAACTAAAGCAAACTTCCTTATTGATTCACAAAGCCAGATTAGCGGGGTTGTAGCAGCGGCGTATGGCGGAGCGATGGGTATGGAAGAAAAAAAGGCGCCGCCAGTTCATCAACATTAAAGCATAAATTATGATAAACAAAATCATCGAAAGCTGTCTTAAAAATAGATTTCTGGTTATAGCAGCTTTTGCCCTCCTTATCGTCTGGGGTTTCTCTTCAATGAAAAATACTCCCATAGACGCCATTCCCGATATTGGCGAGCTTCAGGTAATTGTCTATGCAGATTGGCCGGGGAGAAGTCCAAAAGATGTAGAGGATCAGGTAATATATCCTTTGACTACTGGACTTATGGGTACTCCTGGAGTAAAGGTGGTGCGTTCAACAAGCGCCTTCGGCTTTGGTCTGGTAAATATGATTTTTAAAGAAGGAACAGATTTTTATTGGGCAAGGACAAGAGTTCTGGAGAGATTAGATTTTGCAAAGAAGGATGTCCCCAAAGATGTCTCTATTACCTTAGGCCCGGATGCAACAGCCTTAGGCCAGATATTCTGGTATACAGTTGAGGGGGAAGGTTATGATTTGGTCGAGCTTCGTTCTATCCAGGACTGGTATATCCGCTATCAATTAAATGCTGTTGAAGGAGTCTCAGAAGTTGCTTCAGTGGGCGGGTATGTGAAGCAATATCAAATAGATATAGATCCCAACAAACTCCTTGCTCACAATATCAAAATTCATGAGCTTATAAACGCTGTCCAGAAATCCAACATTGATGTAGGCGCAAAAGTTTTTGAAGAAGGCGGAGTAGAATTTATTGTTCGAGGCTTAGGGTTTATAAAAAATACCTCTGACATTGAAAATATTGTTGTGGATATAAAAGAGGGAGTACCAATATACGTAAAAAATATTGCTAATGTAACAATAGGCCCGGAATTTCGTAGAGGCGCCCTGGATAAAGAAGGCAAAGAGGTTACTGGTGGCGTCGTCCTTATGCGTTATGGAGAGAATCCTTTAAAAGTTATTGAACGTATTAAGGGAAAAATAAAAGAGTTATCCGTAGGCTTGCCAAAAGGGGTAAAAATAGTTCCTTTTTATGATCGTACCAGCTTAATTTTGCGCGCTATTGGGACACTTAAAAGCGCTTTAACTCAAGAAATCATTATTACAGTCTTTGTCATCATTGTATTTCTTTTGCATTTCTTGGGCAGCGTCGTTATATCTATCGTATTGCCGATTGGCGTATTAATCGCTTTTATCTTTATGCGTCAATTTGGCGTAGATGCCAACATAATGTCCTTAGGTGGCATTGCCATAGCCATAGGTGTGATGGTTGATTCTGGATGTGTATTGGTTGAGAATATTTATAGAAAGTTAGCTACAAGACAAAAAGAAACAGGAGTTTCAAAACTTACATCAGAGGAAAGATTAAATACCTGTATAGAAGGTGCGCAAGAGGTAGGGAAACCTGTTCTTTTTGCTTTGCTTACAACTATTGTAGGCTTTATTCCAGTTTTTGTCTTAACAGGACAAGCCGGAAAACTTTTCAGACCGCTTGCCTTTACAAAGACATTTGCTATGGTAGGTGCAGCGATAATTGCCCTCATGCTTTTACCAACACTTTCATATTATTTTTTAAGAGGCAGATTACGAGATGCTTCCGAGAATAAAACTACACGAATCTTGCATAAAGGATATAATCCTATTATTGGCTGGTCATTGAAGCATAAAAAGATTGTAATCCTGATTTCTCTTGCAGTTATAATTGTAGGCCTATTATGCGCATCTTTAATGAAACAGGAGTTTATGCCGCCATTGAATGAGGGGGATCTATTGTTTATGCCGGTACTTCTTCCTGGCACATCTTTAACCCAGGTCATGGAGGTAATGAAAAAGCAGGACATCATTATTAAAAATGAATTTCCTGAAGTTGAGTGGGTAGTGGGTAAGCTTGGACGTGCTGAAACCGCGACTGATCCTGCACCCGTGGGAATGATTGAGACGATAATTCACCTTAAAGATAAAAAATTCTGGCGAAAAGGTATGACACGCGAGAAACTGATTGTGGAGATTCAGGAGAAGACCAGGATGCCTGGAGTAAGCCCGATAATGACCCAGCCAATAAGAAATAGAATTGATATGTTAGCTACAGGAATACAGACACCTGTTGGTGTCAAAGTTTTTGGCGCAGATTTAGATAAAATTGTGGGGATTGCTGTCGAGATAGAAAGGATTATAAGTCAGGTGGAGGGCGCAGTAAGTCCATACGCTGAACGTATATCCAATAGACCCTACTTTGAAATTGATATAGATAGAGAACAAGCAGCCCGATATGGCGTAAAAGTTGGAGATATACAGCATATTATTATGACAGCAATTGGCGGTATGAATTTGACAACAACGGTTGAGGGTAGAGAACGATATCCAGTAAGAGTAAGATACTTAAGAGAATTAAGGGATAGTCCGCAGGCTTTAGAGAGGATTTTTGTTCCCACGCCAGAGGGAAAACATATTCCCTTAGCCCAAGTAGCAAAACTGAAGAAAGTTTCTGGCCCGGCGGTAGTTAACTCGGAAAATACCCTTACTTACGCCAGAGTATTTGTCAACGTGAATCAGGAAAAGGTAGGATTGATAGATTTCGTTAAAAATGCACAAAAAGCTGTAGAGAATAAGATAAAAAGCGGCGAGCTAAAACTTCCATCAGGATATTTTATAAGCTGGTCAGGTCAGTTTGAATCAGAGATGGAATCAAGAAAAAAGCTTATTCCATCACTAATTATAGCTTTAAGCATAATATTACTCTTGCTTTATATGGCATTTAAAAATTTTAGCTCTTTATTTATTCTCTCAACAGGTATTCCTGTATCGCTTATGGGAGGCATAATTTTGTTATTCTTGTTAGATTTTAAATTTTCTACTGCGGTGTGGGTAGGATTTATTGCCTTATTTGGCGTAGCTACAGATAACGCAGTAGTACTACTTTCCACCTTAGATGATTTATTTAAAAAGAAGGTTCCTAAAACCATAGAAAATATTCGTCAAACCGTGATTGAGGGAGGATTGCTGAGGGTGAGACCGGCAATGATGACAACAATGACTACAATTATAGCCCTTATGCCGGTTATGCTATCTACAGGAACAGGTTCTGAAATTATGAAACCAATGGCATCCCCGACAGTGGGAGGATTAATTACGGCAACTTTGTCTAATTTGATCTTAGTTCCAGTATTGTATTGTTGGATAAAAGAAAGACAGTTAAAAAAATATTAAGGAGATGAAGAAGAATGAAAAGAATATACCTTGACTATGCGGCTACTACGCCTACAGCCCCGGAAGTAGTAAAGACAATGTTACCGTATTTTACTGATAAATTCGGCAATCCTTCCAGTATTCACTCCTTTGGACAGGAATGCAAAGCAGCAATAGAGGAAGCCAGAGAAAAGATAGCTTCTCTATTAGGTGCAAAGCAGGAGGAGATTATCTTTACCAGCGGAGGCACAGAAAGTAATAATTTTGCTCTTAAAGGTTTAGCCTATGCTAATAAACATAAAGGAAATCATATTATTACTTCATCTATTGAACATCATTGCGTAATTGCGCCCTGTAAGTTCTTAGAGAAGATGGGTTTTAGGGCAACCTATCTTCCTGTGAACAAAGATGGGTTGCTAGCCCCAGAGGATGTAAAAAAAGCAATTACTGATAAAACTATTCTTATCTCTGTTATGCACGCCAATAATGAGATAGGGACAATCCAACCAATAGCAGAAATAGGTAGAATCGCTAAAGAAAAAAAAATTTGTTTTCACACAGACGCTGTCCAGACCTTTGGGCACATCCCAATAAATGTTGATGAGCTTAATTTAGATCTACTCAGTATATCCGGCCATAAGTTCTGCGGACCTAAGGGAATTGGAGCGCTCTATGTAAGAAAGGGCACGAGAATGGTCTCGTTTATGCACGGAGGGGATCAGGAAAAGAACCGTCGTGCATCTACCGAGAATGTCCCAGCCATTGTGGGGTTTGGCAAAGCGGTGGAGATTGCTCAAGAGAAGATGAAGGAAGAAGGAAGGGAATTAACCACTTTGCGAGATAAATTAATAAAGGGCATCTTCGAAAAGATAAACCATGTTCGCCTGAACGGACACCCTACAAAAAGGCTTCCTAACAATATCAATGTCTCCATCAAATTTGTAGAGGGAGAATCAATGCTTCTTAATTTAGATATGGAAGGAATTGCTGTTTCTACCGGCTCTGCCTGTAGTTCATCAAGCTTAGAAGCTTCACATGTTTTGTTGGCTTTAGGACTATCGCATGAATTAGCACATAGCTCTTTACGCTTTACTCTGGGAA
This region of bacterium genomic DNA includes:
- a CDS encoding CusA/CzcA family heavy metal efflux RND transporter; translated protein: MINKIIESCLKNRFLVIAAFALLIVWGFSSMKNTPIDAIPDIGELQVIVYADWPGRSPKDVEDQVIYPLTTGLMGTPGVKVVRSTSAFGFGLVNMIFKEGTDFYWARTRVLERLDFAKKDVPKDVSITLGPDATALGQIFWYTVEGEGYDLVELRSIQDWYIRYQLNAVEGVSEVASVGGYVKQYQIDIDPNKLLAHNIKIHELINAVQKSNIDVGAKVFEEGGVEFIVRGLGFIKNTSDIENIVVDIKEGVPIYVKNIANVTIGPEFRRGALDKEGKEVTGGVVLMRYGENPLKVIERIKGKIKELSVGLPKGVKIVPFYDRTSLILRAIGTLKSALTQEIIITVFVIIVFLLHFLGSVVISIVLPIGVLIAFIFMRQFGVDANIMSLGGIAIAIGVMVDSGCVLVENIYRKLATRQKETGVSKLTSEERLNTCIEGAQEVGKPVLFALLTTIVGFIPVFVLTGQAGKLFRPLAFTKTFAMVGAAIIALMLLPTLSYYFLRGRLRDASENKTTRILHKGYNPIIGWSLKHKKIVILISLAVIIVGLLCASLMKQEFMPPLNEGDLLFMPVLLPGTSLTQVMEVMKKQDIIIKNEFPEVEWVVGKLGRAETATDPAPVGMIETIIHLKDKKFWRKGMTREKLIVEIQEKTRMPGVSPIMTQPIRNRIDMLATGIQTPVGVKVFGADLDKIVGIAVEIERIISQVEGAVSPYAERISNRPYFEIDIDREQAARYGVKVGDIQHIIMTAIGGMNLTTTVEGRERYPVRVRYLRELRDSPQALERIFVPTPEGKHIPLAQVAKLKKVSGPAVVNSENTLTYARVFVNVNQEKVGLIDFVKNAQKAVENKIKSGELKLPSGYFISWSGQFESEMESRKKLIPSLIIALSIILLLLYMAFKNFSSLFILSTGIPVSLMGGIILLFLLDFKFSTAVWVGFIALFGVATDNAVVLLSTLDDLFKKKVPKTIENIRQTVIEGGLLRVRPAMMTTMTTIIALMPVMLSTGTGSEIMKPMASPTVGGLITATLSNLILVPVLYCWIKERQLKKY
- the nifS gene encoding cysteine desulfurase NifS, yielding MKRIYLDYAATTPTAPEVVKTMLPYFTDKFGNPSSIHSFGQECKAAIEEAREKIASLLGAKQEEIIFTSGGTESNNFALKGLAYANKHKGNHIITSSIEHHCVIAPCKFLEKMGFRATYLPVNKDGLLAPEDVKKAITDKTILISVMHANNEIGTIQPIAEIGRIAKEKKICFHTDAVQTFGHIPINVDELNLDLLSISGHKFCGPKGIGALYVRKGTRMVSFMHGGDQEKNRRASTENVPAIVGFGKAVEIAQEKMKEEGRELTTLRDKLIKGIFEKINHVRLNGHPTKRLPNNINVSIKFVEGESMLLNLDMEGIAVSTGSACSSSSLEASHVLLALGLSHELAHSSLRFTLGRYTKGEDIDFLLEILPRIVEKLRSMSPLWKNG